The following are encoded together in the Vidua macroura isolate BioBank_ID:100142 chromosome 6, ASM2450914v1, whole genome shotgun sequence genome:
- the API5 gene encoding apoptosis inhibitor 5 isoform X4 has translation MPTVEELYRNYGILADATETAGQHKDAYQVILDGVKGGAKEKRLAAQFIPKFFKHFPELADSAINAQLDLCEDEDVSIRRQAIKELPQFATGDNLPRVADILTQLLQSDDSAEFNLVNNALLSIFKMDAKGTLGGLFSQILQGEDIVRERAIKFLSTKLKTLPEEVMTKEVEEFILTESKKVLEDVTGEEFVLFMKILSGLKSLQTVSGRQQLVELVAEQADLEQTFNPSDTDCVDRLLQCTRQAVPLFSKNVHSTKFVTYFCEHVLPNLSSLTTLVEGLDIQLEVLKLLAEMSSFCGDMEKLESNLKKLFDKLLEYMPLPPEEAENGENAGNEEPKLQFSYVECLLYSFHQLGRKLPDFLTAKLNAEKLKDFKIRLQYFARGLQVYIRQLRLALQGKTGEALKTEENKIKVVALKITNNINVLIKSKEVVSGVDEEEAGEDVAIAAEEESTEKTAKSSMPLKG, from the exons ATGCCCACCGTGGAGGAGCTCTACCGCAACTACGGCATCCTGGCGGACGCCACGGAGACGGCGGGCCAG cataAGGATGCCTACCAGGTGATCTTGGATGGTGTGAAAGGAGGTGCCAAGGAGAAGAGACTTGCAGCCCAGTTTATTCCTAAGTTCTTCAAGCATTTTCCTGAGTTAGCTGACTCAGCTATCAATGCCCAGTTGGACCTCTGTGAGGATGAAGATGTTTCT ATCCGTCGACAAGCAATCAAGGAATTGCCTCAGTTTGCTACTGGAGATAATCTTCCTCGGGTAGCAGACATACTGACCCAGCTTCTGCAGTCAG atgATTCTGCAGAATTCAATTTGGTGAACAATGCCTTGCTCAGTATATTTAAGATGGATGCTAAAG GGACTTTGGGAGGTTTATTCAGTCAGATTCTTCAGGGAGAGGATATTGTGAGAGAGCGAGCCATTAAGTTCCTTTCTACAAAACTGAAAACCTTACCAGAGGAAGTGATGACAAAGGAGGTGGAGGAATTCATATTGACTGAATCAAAGAAG GTTCTGGAAGATGTGACAGGCGAGGAATTTGTTCTGTTCATGAAAATATTGTCTGGATTAAAAAGCTTACAGACAGTCAGTGGGAGGCAGCAACTGGTGGAGCTGGTAGCTGAACAGGCTGACCTGGAACAAACGTTCAATCCATCAGATACGGACTGTGTGGACAGACTTCTGCAGTGCACTCGGCAGGCAGTGCCATTGTTCTCA aaaaatgttcaTTCCACAAAATTTGTTACTTACTTCTGTGAGCATGTTCTGCCAAACCTCAGCTCTTTGACTACTCTAGTGGAGGGTCTTGATATCCAGTTAGAG GTTTTGAAGCTTCTCGCTGAAATGAGTTCATTTTGTGGTGATATGGAAAAGCTTGAATCAAATTTGAAGAAGCTGTTTGATAAATTACTG GAGTATATGCCCCTCCCAccagaggaagcagaaaatggggaaaatgctGGCAATGAAGAGCCCAAGTTGCAATTCAGCTATGTGGAGTGTTTATTGTATAGCTTCCATCAGCTAGGTCGCAAACTTCCAGACTTCCTCACAGCCAAGCTGAATGCAGAGAAATTGAAAGATTTCAAAATCAG gCTACAGTATTTTGCTCGAGGGCTGCAGGTGTATATTCGACAGCTTCGTCTGGCACTTcaaggaaaaacaggagaagctttgaaaACAGAGGAG aacaaGATTAAAGTGGTTGCCTTGAAAATAACCAATAACATTAATGTTTTAATCAAG AGCAAAGAGGTGGTTTCCGGGGTGGACGAGGAAGAGGCTGGGGAGGACGTGGCAATCGCAGCCGAGGA
- the API5 gene encoding apoptosis inhibitor 5 isoform X1 codes for MPTVEELYRNYGILADATETAGQHKDAYQVILDGVKGGAKEKRLAAQFIPKFFKHFPELADSAINAQLDLCEDEDVSIRRQAIKELPQFATGDNLPRVADILTQLLQSDDSAEFNLVNNALLSIFKMDAKGTLGGLFSQILQGEDIVRERAIKFLSTKLKTLPEEVMTKEVEEFILTESKKVLEDVTGEEFVLFMKILSGLKSLQTVSGRQQLVELVAEQADLEQTFNPSDTDCVDRLLQCTRQAVPLFSKNVHSTKFVTYFCEHVLPNLSSLTTLVEGLDIQLEVLKLLAEMSSFCGDMEKLESNLKKLFDKLLEYMPLPPEEAENGENAGNEEPKLQFSYVECLLYSFHQLGRKLPDFLTAKLNAEKLKDFKIRLQYFARGLQVYIRQLRLALQGKTGEALKTEENKIKVVALKITNNINVLIKDLFHIPPSYKSTVTLSWKPVQKADASQKRASEDTTSSSPPKKASAGPKRDARQIYNPPSGKYSSNLGSFSYEQRGGFRGGRGRGWGGRGNRSRGRIY; via the exons ATGCCCACCGTGGAGGAGCTCTACCGCAACTACGGCATCCTGGCGGACGCCACGGAGACGGCGGGCCAG cataAGGATGCCTACCAGGTGATCTTGGATGGTGTGAAAGGAGGTGCCAAGGAGAAGAGACTTGCAGCCCAGTTTATTCCTAAGTTCTTCAAGCATTTTCCTGAGTTAGCTGACTCAGCTATCAATGCCCAGTTGGACCTCTGTGAGGATGAAGATGTTTCT ATCCGTCGACAAGCAATCAAGGAATTGCCTCAGTTTGCTACTGGAGATAATCTTCCTCGGGTAGCAGACATACTGACCCAGCTTCTGCAGTCAG atgATTCTGCAGAATTCAATTTGGTGAACAATGCCTTGCTCAGTATATTTAAGATGGATGCTAAAG GGACTTTGGGAGGTTTATTCAGTCAGATTCTTCAGGGAGAGGATATTGTGAGAGAGCGAGCCATTAAGTTCCTTTCTACAAAACTGAAAACCTTACCAGAGGAAGTGATGACAAAGGAGGTGGAGGAATTCATATTGACTGAATCAAAGAAG GTTCTGGAAGATGTGACAGGCGAGGAATTTGTTCTGTTCATGAAAATATTGTCTGGATTAAAAAGCTTACAGACAGTCAGTGGGAGGCAGCAACTGGTGGAGCTGGTAGCTGAACAGGCTGACCTGGAACAAACGTTCAATCCATCAGATACGGACTGTGTGGACAGACTTCTGCAGTGCACTCGGCAGGCAGTGCCATTGTTCTCA aaaaatgttcaTTCCACAAAATTTGTTACTTACTTCTGTGAGCATGTTCTGCCAAACCTCAGCTCTTTGACTACTCTAGTGGAGGGTCTTGATATCCAGTTAGAG GTTTTGAAGCTTCTCGCTGAAATGAGTTCATTTTGTGGTGATATGGAAAAGCTTGAATCAAATTTGAAGAAGCTGTTTGATAAATTACTG GAGTATATGCCCCTCCCAccagaggaagcagaaaatggggaaaatgctGGCAATGAAGAGCCCAAGTTGCAATTCAGCTATGTGGAGTGTTTATTGTATAGCTTCCATCAGCTAGGTCGCAAACTTCCAGACTTCCTCACAGCCAAGCTGAATGCAGAGAAATTGAAAGATTTCAAAATCAG gCTACAGTATTTTGCTCGAGGGCTGCAGGTGTATATTCGACAGCTTCGTCTGGCACTTcaaggaaaaacaggagaagctttgaaaACAGAGGAG aacaaGATTAAAGTGGTTGCCTTGAAAATAACCAATAACATTAATGTTTTAATCAAG GATCTCTTCCACATTCCTCCTTCTTACAAAAGTACAGTTACATTGTCCTGGAAACCAGTACAGAAGGCAGATGCAAG tCAAAAAAGAGCAAGTGAAGATACAACCTCAAGTTCACCCCCAAAGAAAGCTTCAGCAGGACCAAAAAGGGATGCCAGGCAAATATATAATCCTCCCAGTGGAAAATACAGCAGTAACCTGGGTAGTTTTTCTTACG AGCAAAGAGGTGGTTTCCGGGGTGGACGAGGAAGAGGCTGGGGAGGACGTGGCAATCGCAGCCGAGGA
- the API5 gene encoding apoptosis inhibitor 5 isoform X2, whose protein sequence is MLLPCHFRNAVHLTLILHKDAYQVILDGVKGGAKEKRLAAQFIPKFFKHFPELADSAINAQLDLCEDEDVSIRRQAIKELPQFATGDNLPRVADILTQLLQSDDSAEFNLVNNALLSIFKMDAKGTLGGLFSQILQGEDIVRERAIKFLSTKLKTLPEEVMTKEVEEFILTESKKVLEDVTGEEFVLFMKILSGLKSLQTVSGRQQLVELVAEQADLEQTFNPSDTDCVDRLLQCTRQAVPLFSKNVHSTKFVTYFCEHVLPNLSSLTTLVEGLDIQLEVLKLLAEMSSFCGDMEKLESNLKKLFDKLLEYMPLPPEEAENGENAGNEEPKLQFSYVECLLYSFHQLGRKLPDFLTAKLNAEKLKDFKIRLQYFARGLQVYIRQLRLALQGKTGEALKTEENKIKVVALKITNNINVLIKDLFHIPPSYKSTVTLSWKPVQKADASQKRASEDTTSSSPPKKASAGPKRDARQIYNPPSGKYSSNLGSFSYEQRGGFRGGRGRGWGGRGNRSRGRIY, encoded by the exons ATGCTGTTACCTTGTCACTTCAGAAATGCAGTTCATCTCACTTTGATTCTT cataAGGATGCCTACCAGGTGATCTTGGATGGTGTGAAAGGAGGTGCCAAGGAGAAGAGACTTGCAGCCCAGTTTATTCCTAAGTTCTTCAAGCATTTTCCTGAGTTAGCTGACTCAGCTATCAATGCCCAGTTGGACCTCTGTGAGGATGAAGATGTTTCT ATCCGTCGACAAGCAATCAAGGAATTGCCTCAGTTTGCTACTGGAGATAATCTTCCTCGGGTAGCAGACATACTGACCCAGCTTCTGCAGTCAG atgATTCTGCAGAATTCAATTTGGTGAACAATGCCTTGCTCAGTATATTTAAGATGGATGCTAAAG GGACTTTGGGAGGTTTATTCAGTCAGATTCTTCAGGGAGAGGATATTGTGAGAGAGCGAGCCATTAAGTTCCTTTCTACAAAACTGAAAACCTTACCAGAGGAAGTGATGACAAAGGAGGTGGAGGAATTCATATTGACTGAATCAAAGAAG GTTCTGGAAGATGTGACAGGCGAGGAATTTGTTCTGTTCATGAAAATATTGTCTGGATTAAAAAGCTTACAGACAGTCAGTGGGAGGCAGCAACTGGTGGAGCTGGTAGCTGAACAGGCTGACCTGGAACAAACGTTCAATCCATCAGATACGGACTGTGTGGACAGACTTCTGCAGTGCACTCGGCAGGCAGTGCCATTGTTCTCA aaaaatgttcaTTCCACAAAATTTGTTACTTACTTCTGTGAGCATGTTCTGCCAAACCTCAGCTCTTTGACTACTCTAGTGGAGGGTCTTGATATCCAGTTAGAG GTTTTGAAGCTTCTCGCTGAAATGAGTTCATTTTGTGGTGATATGGAAAAGCTTGAATCAAATTTGAAGAAGCTGTTTGATAAATTACTG GAGTATATGCCCCTCCCAccagaggaagcagaaaatggggaaaatgctGGCAATGAAGAGCCCAAGTTGCAATTCAGCTATGTGGAGTGTTTATTGTATAGCTTCCATCAGCTAGGTCGCAAACTTCCAGACTTCCTCACAGCCAAGCTGAATGCAGAGAAATTGAAAGATTTCAAAATCAG gCTACAGTATTTTGCTCGAGGGCTGCAGGTGTATATTCGACAGCTTCGTCTGGCACTTcaaggaaaaacaggagaagctttgaaaACAGAGGAG aacaaGATTAAAGTGGTTGCCTTGAAAATAACCAATAACATTAATGTTTTAATCAAG GATCTCTTCCACATTCCTCCTTCTTACAAAAGTACAGTTACATTGTCCTGGAAACCAGTACAGAAGGCAGATGCAAG tCAAAAAAGAGCAAGTGAAGATACAACCTCAAGTTCACCCCCAAAGAAAGCTTCAGCAGGACCAAAAAGGGATGCCAGGCAAATATATAATCCTCCCAGTGGAAAATACAGCAGTAACCTGGGTAGTTTTTCTTACG AGCAAAGAGGTGGTTTCCGGGGTGGACGAGGAAGAGGCTGGGGAGGACGTGGCAATCGCAGCCGAGGA
- the API5 gene encoding apoptosis inhibitor 5 isoform X3, with amino-acid sequence MHCETWHRTLCRHKDAYQVILDGVKGGAKEKRLAAQFIPKFFKHFPELADSAINAQLDLCEDEDVSIRRQAIKELPQFATGDNLPRVADILTQLLQSDDSAEFNLVNNALLSIFKMDAKGTLGGLFSQILQGEDIVRERAIKFLSTKLKTLPEEVMTKEVEEFILTESKKVLEDVTGEEFVLFMKILSGLKSLQTVSGRQQLVELVAEQADLEQTFNPSDTDCVDRLLQCTRQAVPLFSKNVHSTKFVTYFCEHVLPNLSSLTTLVEGLDIQLEVLKLLAEMSSFCGDMEKLESNLKKLFDKLLEYMPLPPEEAENGENAGNEEPKLQFSYVECLLYSFHQLGRKLPDFLTAKLNAEKLKDFKIRLQYFARGLQVYIRQLRLALQGKTGEALKTEENKIKVVALKITNNINVLIKDLFHIPPSYKSTVTLSWKPVQKADASQKRASEDTTSSSPPKKASAGPKRDARQIYNPPSGKYSSNLGSFSYEQRGGFRGGRGRGWGGRGNRSRGRIY; translated from the exons ATGCATTGTGAGACTTGGCACAGGACACTGTGCAGG cataAGGATGCCTACCAGGTGATCTTGGATGGTGTGAAAGGAGGTGCCAAGGAGAAGAGACTTGCAGCCCAGTTTATTCCTAAGTTCTTCAAGCATTTTCCTGAGTTAGCTGACTCAGCTATCAATGCCCAGTTGGACCTCTGTGAGGATGAAGATGTTTCT ATCCGTCGACAAGCAATCAAGGAATTGCCTCAGTTTGCTACTGGAGATAATCTTCCTCGGGTAGCAGACATACTGACCCAGCTTCTGCAGTCAG atgATTCTGCAGAATTCAATTTGGTGAACAATGCCTTGCTCAGTATATTTAAGATGGATGCTAAAG GGACTTTGGGAGGTTTATTCAGTCAGATTCTTCAGGGAGAGGATATTGTGAGAGAGCGAGCCATTAAGTTCCTTTCTACAAAACTGAAAACCTTACCAGAGGAAGTGATGACAAAGGAGGTGGAGGAATTCATATTGACTGAATCAAAGAAG GTTCTGGAAGATGTGACAGGCGAGGAATTTGTTCTGTTCATGAAAATATTGTCTGGATTAAAAAGCTTACAGACAGTCAGTGGGAGGCAGCAACTGGTGGAGCTGGTAGCTGAACAGGCTGACCTGGAACAAACGTTCAATCCATCAGATACGGACTGTGTGGACAGACTTCTGCAGTGCACTCGGCAGGCAGTGCCATTGTTCTCA aaaaatgttcaTTCCACAAAATTTGTTACTTACTTCTGTGAGCATGTTCTGCCAAACCTCAGCTCTTTGACTACTCTAGTGGAGGGTCTTGATATCCAGTTAGAG GTTTTGAAGCTTCTCGCTGAAATGAGTTCATTTTGTGGTGATATGGAAAAGCTTGAATCAAATTTGAAGAAGCTGTTTGATAAATTACTG GAGTATATGCCCCTCCCAccagaggaagcagaaaatggggaaaatgctGGCAATGAAGAGCCCAAGTTGCAATTCAGCTATGTGGAGTGTTTATTGTATAGCTTCCATCAGCTAGGTCGCAAACTTCCAGACTTCCTCACAGCCAAGCTGAATGCAGAGAAATTGAAAGATTTCAAAATCAG gCTACAGTATTTTGCTCGAGGGCTGCAGGTGTATATTCGACAGCTTCGTCTGGCACTTcaaggaaaaacaggagaagctttgaaaACAGAGGAG aacaaGATTAAAGTGGTTGCCTTGAAAATAACCAATAACATTAATGTTTTAATCAAG GATCTCTTCCACATTCCTCCTTCTTACAAAAGTACAGTTACATTGTCCTGGAAACCAGTACAGAAGGCAGATGCAAG tCAAAAAAGAGCAAGTGAAGATACAACCTCAAGTTCACCCCCAAAGAAAGCTTCAGCAGGACCAAAAAGGGATGCCAGGCAAATATATAATCCTCCCAGTGGAAAATACAGCAGTAACCTGGGTAGTTTTTCTTACG AGCAAAGAGGTGGTTTCCGGGGTGGACGAGGAAGAGGCTGGGGAGGACGTGGCAATCGCAGCCGAGGA